A segment of the Hemicordylus capensis ecotype Gifberg chromosome 6, rHemCap1.1.pri, whole genome shotgun sequence genome:
TCCGGATTCTTataccctcctctcttccttccttcctccaggtGTCACGTGTGTGCTCGTTCCCAACGGCATGAATCTTGCCCTCCTCAGCCATGGCCTGGAGGCCTTCGCCCGCTCCTGAGTCTTGCTCTGGGGCTGACAAACCCCTACCTCAACATCTGGCGTTTTTCCTTCAGTCCTATCACCCGTGGGGTGCGCTGCAGAGTTTGACTTCATACAATAAATCCCACACATGTTTCCCTgcagtgtgtttctgtgtgtgtgtgtgaacagcctgaaCAAGTGGGAGGTGCCCCTTTTCTCAGCACCTGCGAGCGGGTAGAAGGCTACGGTCAGCGAAAGCAAGAGACTAGCCAAGATTCCCTGCGTCTTGGTGAAAGAGCAtggaaaacattttgagtttcacAGAGCTCTTCGTATGGGCTTATGAAGGTTTCCAGCCTTAACAGGATATCCGGTAtactttgtattattattatttttcattttatatcccgctcttcctccaaggagcccagagcggtgtactacatacttaagttcctcttcacaacaaccctgtgaagtatgctaggccgagagagaagtgactgccacagagtcacccagcaagtctcatggctgaatggagatttgaactcgggtctccccggtcctagtccagcactcgaaccactacaccacactggctcttaataATAAGACAATAATAATACACACTTAATAAGTATATCTTATTATTATGCCAACAATCAATTCTAACTGCATGAAAGCTGTGCTTTCCTTATCACTAGTTTTTAACCAAGGTCTTCGATCATCCAGTCCAATGACTTTGTCCATCATTGTATGTGGGAGGTacctggtgatttatttatttatttatttgtaaaagagagagaaagcagcatgCGGTCTGGCTGGATATAGCAACTTTTGCCCTTCTCTAATGAAGGATTTATGTATGGGCTGAGCTGTTGTACTGCTTGGGCTTGGTGGGGAATACactttgcacatgttcagacaTGCATCTCTATTATTACATCACATATTCCAAAAGTGTGAGTCAATAGGATAGGGCATGCCCAagatttaaacagttaaaaaaatcaAGATATCAATGGAAAAGAAGTATTTCAAGAATATGGAAGGAATacggtaggaacataggaagctgccatgcactgagtcagaccattggtctatctagctcagtattgtcttcacagactggcagcggcttctccaaggttgaatcAACCACAAAGAGAAAAGAGCCATCCCCGCTGACTTATTTTCCCCTGGGAAATGTTCTTCACAGTGGAGGgctgtacctgttgaatttctgtatgTCATGCAGCCTCAAAGGGTTGCTAAACAAGGAAGGGAGCAGCATTGTAGGGAGACCTTAATCCTTTTGTATTTGAACACAATAACAAAAAGATTGATGGGTTGATATTATAAAACTAAGGGAAGAATTAAAGAGTGGTTTGGTCCCTTTAAGAAATAAGGATGGGAAACGTTCGTAGGCGTCCCGTCCCGTCTAAGAGTCAGCAGCATGAATCACTTGGTTAAATAAAAGCGGCTCTTTTAAGAAAGAGTGTTTCGTCATCATACCACATGACGACCAAAAGTCCTTCCCTGCCCACGCTTCTTTTCGTCACATGCTCAGAGCTGGCCCAAAGAGTTCAACAACAAAACTTCGGCAAAGTTATACATTTCCGATTCCAGGAAGAGTCCGCTAAGCTCAATAAACCAAGCTAAAGGGAGAGAAGTGCATTTTTCTTGCATTAgccttttattaattaaaatcaataattaattaattattaatatcaTTTCAAAGCCGTGCAGCATAAAGGAGTATCCGCCACGCCTGGCCGCTTTGTTTTACCATTGATTCCTATACGATTCCACTTCTCTTTCCCCGCCAATGAGTTTCCTGGCTGCAATCGGGAGCCCGACGTCTCTTAAGAGAACCATTAAGCATATAGCCCTTGACGCTGGTCCTTCCTTATTATCATGTGATGGGGCGGGGTTAGAGTAGGAAGGTGGGTCGGTAAGTCGGTGGGCGAAGCCGGAAGAGGAAACCCAGCAAATTCCCGGCAGGCGAAATGAGTGGCTTGGGGAAGCTTTTCGGAAAGGGTGAGATTTACATATTGGCGTTCTACCCGGGGAGGGAGGTGGTATCGCCCGCTAACCCTAGGGGTATTGGAGAGTGGGGAGCAACCAAGtgctccggggggcggggggaagacgAGCCAGCATGAcaagggagggggcgggggaaacATATGTATCTAATAAGGACTTTTGGAATGGAATAAACACTGTCTCTTGAAGGAGGGGGGCGAAACGATGCCGTTTCCCCCAAAAGCCCTTTTTGAGAAGGGGATTGAGGTTTCAAAtatgctccccccagccccccagtaCTCAGTTTCTGGGTGGAGGACAGCAATTTCTCCCTGTTATGAAGTGGGGGtagggggggtggggcaggattgTGCCCCATTAAGGGGAAGGCCTGAAGGAGCAGTGATGCTGGGGAAAGTCCATAAtgcacttatttatttgatttctatccaaaatttatttgatttttttatttgatttctgtcccttccaaaaatggctcagggcagtttacacagagaaataacaaacaaatgggtgTGGACTAGATCTCCCTTGAAAGATGGGGTGACTTAAGGCAGGGAGCCGGAGCACCTAGAAATTGAACAGTGGGACCTCGGCTAGGATGCTCAGAGGCAGAGGTAATACAATCAATTTGTGCCAGACAACCTTGCCTCTGTTCTAAGTGTGTGACTTGTGTGTAAAGGGATAAAGTGAAGCCCACTCACCCTCCATTATCTCTGCCATGCAGTCCAGTAATTTTATCATGTCCATCTCTGGACTGGATCCTAGGTCCAAAGAAAACTTGTCAGGGCTTGGTTTAAGGGATGGCTAATTCTTCCTTTTATCTACAGCCCACTGTTCTTAGGGTGAGGTTCTGTCCCTGGTTTTAGGCTAGGGTGGAGTGGTGCTAGAGTTAATGGGATCATGGTGGAATTATTGTTCTTTGACCTGAGTGTGCATCTCTCCTTGACCCTAATTACCTTCCAGTTCCCCCAGCTGCAGTCTTTCTCCCTCCTGCTGGATGGGGCCAAAGTTTGATCctgtccagcctcctgttttccacagtggccaaacaAATGCCCTTAAGCAGGACTCGAAGGCAGCAACTCCTCCCTGGTGTTGCTTTAGAGCAGCTGGTATTCAAAGGTGGactgcctctgaatgtggaggttctACCTCGCTGTCATATTTAATAGGCCATTTATGAGCTCCGGCCTTATGAGCCCCATACCTTTCTCAGGTAAGAAGGCCAAGGCGCCTACCCCACAGGAGGCCATCCAGAAACTGCGGGAGACCGAGGAGGTGCTTGTCAAGAAACAAGAATTTCTGGAGGAAAAGATCCAGCAGGAATTGCAGGCGGCTAAGAAACATGGGACCAAGAACAAGAGAGGTAAATcctgtggggtggggttggagaaGGGGAAGAATTAGAAGGCAGCAAGATGCCAGCGGGAAGTGGTTGGGCATTGGAGAGCAGCCACAGAAAGGTATGAGGTGGAAGGGGCAACATATTCTTTTTCAAGCCAGTAtggaaggttccaacttccaTCGGAATTGCCAAGACTAGTTAAAACTGAGGAAGGAGGTTGGAAGGCTGGgctctctccagatgttgttaactacaattcccagaatccttgcagctggggattctgggagctgtagtcaacaacatctggaaagccctgttacagggaacactgcccaagaCCTACCTTGTCCAgtctcctgcttcccacagtggcccactagatgcctctggggagcccaccagCAGGCTCTGAAGGCAAGGGCCCTCCCCTACATGTCCTCCAGAAACTAGTATACATACAGAGATAGACTGCCCCTGACCATGAAGGTTCTGTCATGGCTCGTAGCTCTTGGTatgcctctcctctccctaagaAGAGCTCTACTGTTTTCAGACAGAtcggcaaccttggttctccagctgttgctggactaggactcccatcacccccagcctcaattTGTTGCGGGCGGGAAGGATGgcggttgtagttcagcaacaactggggaGCCCAGGTTGCCAGCCCTGAGACAGAAGATCTTTCCTCCCagagtggccagccaggtgcttCTGTTCCAGATCCATTTGGCTACAGCTGGTTCACCTACTGCAGAAGAGGCATCAAAGTTATTCAGCTAGGACTTTGCCATTGAGTGGGCTGGAACTGAAGCTCTTGAATAAGGCCGAGGCTCAAATAGGAGTGTGTACCTGGAAATATATCTCAACTGGGACTTATCATTTCAAAAAAGCTTTTGGGAGTTCAGCTTCTTGCATTATTTCATCTTTACAACAGTGATTATGATACTGTCACTCTTTGCTGTACCTATATATAATTAGAGAATATATTGATTCTCATCGTATCTCCTTGCTGGCATTCACTTTTCCTGCATCTGTTGATTATTTCTGGGATTCCCTATAGCTGCTTTTGTATAGTTTTGAAAATGTCCGTCCCACCTGCCCTCCAAAAGTGGCTCGCTTcactttcacaataaccctgtaaggtaggttaggctgagacacagGGCCTGGCCAGAGCCAGTGAGCCTTGAGGCAGGCGGGAGACCCAAATGGAGGCCTCCCCAATCCTCATCCAACTCTAACCACTCTACTGCTCTCTGGAGCTCTTTCACCTCCTAACTACTTCTTCTTTTGTACACAAATCCAAATGCTGAGAGAAACTGGATCCTGTGACCTGTAGACATCATGCAGATTGGCCCAGGTTGTGTACTTGCTCCAATTTGTTTTGATAGCCTTATTTTGCTTCTCATAGCAATCCTGACCTCCAACTAGAGATGTGATGCTGTGGGGATGAAcagggtgcaggggtgggggtgggggatcctggGGGTTGCAGGGTTTTTCTGTTTTCCCCCCAGGCTTTCACATCTCTGCCCCCAACCACTGAAAACCTTATTCAGACTTGTGAAAATCTTAATATCTCTGACTTTCTGTACTTACAAGCAAATCCTTGCAGCGAGGGCAGCTAGAAAAAGAGGTTTGGGAGGGGGAGAGTTGAAACATTCAGAAAGTAACATTCTTTgcttgctgccacattctgcttttttccttttttttttttttttaagcttatgTGGAATTGCAGCATAAAATCATCCCCATTTGTAGCCTTGGGAAGTAAAAAGGAAATTTTGCAccatgggattaaggaaaaaggaAATTTTGCAGGAGCGGTTTTCCTTCTGGTGGGGGAGGAaattaaacataggaagctgccagatactgagtcggacccttggtccatctagctcattattgtctacacagactggcagcggcttctccaaggttgcaggcaggagtctctctctcagccctatctggagatgctgccagggaaggaacttgggacctcagatgctcttcccagagcagcctcaactctgaaggggaatatcttacggtgctcacacgtggagtctcccattcaaatgcaaactggggggaccctgtttagcaaagggggcaattcatgctcgctgccacaagaccagctctcctctcgcaaCATGGGATTATTTAGTTTGTCCAGAGTGTGGAGAATGGAGCTGCGGTGGGCTTGGGTTGATTGCTTTGATGATATAGTAGTAGCTGACACTCCTGGGTGTCCTTTTCTTTCCTCCATCCCACCCCTCCTCCCCAGCGGCTTTGCAAGCCCTCAAGCGGAAGAAGCGCTATGAGCAGCAGCTGGGACAAATCGACGGCACGCTTTCCACCATCGAATTCCAGCGGGAGGCGCTTGAGAATGCCACCACTAACACCGAAGTGCTCAAGACCATGTCAGACGCAGCTCGTGCCATGAAAGAGGCTCATCAGCACATGTGGGTACcacactgaggaggaggagccttcCCCATAAAGGCTCCTCCCCCAGCAGGAGAGGGTGGGACTAGAAAGGGCAAACACCAATGAACCGGCAGTTCTACGCCCAATGAGGTGCATCTGTATGTGGAGCATGGAAATCTGAGGTTCTCAAACAAACTTGGaccccaccagatgttgctggactacaactcccataatccatcaTCCCTTGAGGATAATGGGATTTGTAGTGCAGCAATCTCTGGggacctgctaactgggcaaagaggcaccttttaaatgtggtgattctctttatttagtggggggagagtaattggccctatccactcccagcacagtacctccagtgactgttgctggtgtctatcttacatttctttttagattgtgagcgctttggggacagggatccatcttatttatttattatatctctatgtaaacctctttggaacctctggttgaaaagcagtatataaata
Coding sequences within it:
- the CHMP4A gene encoding charged multivesicular body protein 4a, which translates into the protein MSGLGKLFGKGKKAKAPTPQEAIQKLRETEEVLVKKQEFLEEKIQQELQAAKKHGTKNKRAALQALKRKKRYEQQLGQIDGTLSTIEFQREALENATTNTEVLKTMSDAARAMKEAHQHMDIDKVDDLMSEITEQQDIAQQISDAISKPVGFGDDVDEDELLAELEGMEQEDLDQELLNVGEPSPELPAVPAARLPSVPASKVPAAAAVDDDDEDMKQLAAWVS